Below is a genomic region from Brassica oleracea var. oleracea cultivar TO1000 chromosome C9, BOL, whole genome shotgun sequence.
ATTTGATAAAACTATGTAAAAGAAATATTTTTAGTGATTTAGATTAATGTTATTTTTTTTTGGTAGATGGCAGGAGACAATAGTCTCCTGCTTTTTATTCAAATCCAAACTTCATTACAAGAAAATCTGTCTAGCTCTAGCAATCCCATGAATATCATCCGACAAGATGGAAGCAACATGCTCCGGAGCAAACTCAAAATAATGTAAACCGTAAGATAAAGAAAAAGCATAGTTAGCTAATCCATCTGCTAGACAATTAGCCTCCCTATACACATGCGAAATCTTGACTAACCAGTCTCTTGATATGTAGCCATAGCACAAACGTACTAGGAATGACAGGGGATGAGAATCATGAATCCCTGTCTTAAGAAAACCCACCACACTCTCGGAATCAACCTCCACCTCTAGCCGTCGGATCCCCTTATCCCATGCTATACAGAGGCCGTAATAAACACCCCATAACTCTGCCAATGGGGCTGAGCAAATCCCAATATTGATCGCAAAGCCTCCTCTCCACTCTCCATATTCATCACGCATAGCCCTACCTGCTGTAGCCAATCCCGGATTTCCTTTAGAGGATCCATCAGTATTCAATTTGCACCAGCCATTACCCGACTTACACCATTCGATCTGTCTCTCCACATGCGCACCAACGGTCGAGCGGGGCCGCAGTTTCTTATTTGCTAGTATCACCTCCTGAGTCTTATCTTTAACAAACTGCACCCTATCTCGACACTTCCCAGTTTCACCGAAGACATACCCACACCTCCATTTCCAACACCACCACACAGTCAACGCAAACATTGTAGGCCATTGATCTCCACTAGCCGACGTATCGTTTGTGAGATTCTCATACAGCCATTCTAAAAGTGGTTGATTAAAGAACCGCTGTTGTTTTCTTAGGTTCACAAGTCTTCTCCATAGTCCCATTGCAGCAGGGCAATCTCGAAGGACATGAAGGATTGTCTCGTCTCCATTCTTGCACAGTTGGCACATTCCATTGTCACTTAAGTGTCTCCGCTTCCTCTCCATGTTCGTCATGATAACTTGGTGCGCAACCAACCATAAAAAAACTCTAACTCTTTCTGGTACCATAGCCCGCCAAACCCGACTGTAGAAAGCCTCCATATTTGGTCTCGGTGTCTCGTCTGTTGTCAAGAGTGCATACGCTGATTTCACAGAGAAGAGACCATTCTTACTTCCTCCCCACAACATCCTATCCCTAGCCCCTGTGACATCAACGATCACCACCGAAGCTAAACGTAATCTATTCTCCGTTGATATGTATGGTTCAATTTGTTGTGTTAACCAACCTATCCCATTCTGCCATAAATCACAAGCTTTTGCCTCCAACAGTGCTTCCGGAATATCCACCATACTCAAGCCATGTAGAGGTTCATGCAACAACCAATTATCTTTCCAAAACCGTACTCGGCGACCATCTCCTAGTATCCAGGAAGCACAACTGCTCAAATTCCCAACACCAAGCTCCTCCACGTCGGCGACCAGCTCCCCTGAGGCACCAACCATGATGATTCATGTATCTCACGTACACGAAACTTCTTACGCAAGATTTGCACCCATAATCTATCTTGTGTGTTCAACAATCTCCAGCCGAGTTTAGCTAAGAGAGCAATGTTCATTTCTTTTGCTGATCTTATGCCCAGTCCCCCCTCTCTCTTTGGTTTACAGATTTTCTCCCAAGACACCAAATGTTGTTTTCTGATCCCTTCACCACTCTCCCAGATAAAAGACCTAGCAATTTTATCCAGTTGGAACAAAGTCGACACCGGCAATGCTATCGAGCTCATCGTGTGAACCAGAATTGATGAGAGAACAGATTTAGTGAGAGTTATCCTTCCAGCTAAGCTCAAAAATCTCCTCTTCCAACCAGCCAATTTAGACGAAACCCTCTCAATGACTGTCCCAAAAGTCTCTTTATTAATTCTCTTCTGCAAAAACGGCATGCCCAAATACTTTCCCAACTCCTTTGTGCCTTTGATTCCGCTTTCATCACTGATCAGATTAGCTAAATCTTGATGAACATTTTCAGAGAAGAAAATTAGAGATTTCTCCAAGCTAACTTTTTGTCCTGATGCTCCACAAAACCTCTCCAGCACCTTTCGTATCACTCGGATCTGTGATACTGAAGCTTCTGCAAACAAGATCAGATCATCCGCAAAGCAAATATGTGAGAAAGCTGGGCCACCTCCAGATAACTTGATTGGTTTCGAATCCTTCTTTGCAACAGAGAAGTCAATTTGGTAGCATAGTCTCTCCATACATAACACAAAGAGATATGGGGACAAGGGATCTCCCTGTCTAAGACCACGTTGAGGTGTAAACGCTTCTGTTCTCTCCCCATTCCACAGTAGACTCATACCTGGATTCATAACACACTCCATTATCCATTTGATCCATATATGTGGTAACTTCGCTGCATTAAGAGTATCCTCTAAGAAGTCCCATATGATGCGATCATAAGCTTTCTCAAGATCCAGCTTAAGTAACATCCAGCCTTTTTTCCCTTTTTTCCTTCTCATTGAGTGAACCGCTTCCTGTACTACCACGATGTTATCAGTGCTAAGTCTTCCTGGGATAAAACTGGCTTGTGCTGGACCTATTAGTTTTGGCATTAGTGTCTTCAGTCTCATCACCATTGCCTTTGTTATCGTCTTGAACAAGACATTACATAAACTAATAGGCTGAAACTGCATAATTCTTTCTGGTTTGAGAACCTTTGGTATAAGAACCACCATTGCATCATTCATGCCCTCCTGAAGAACTCTGGATTCAAAGAACCCTAGCCCACACCGAGTTACTGATTCCCCCACCACATCCAATTCCCTCACCACATCCCATGAGTCTTGGTAGAAGACAGGTTGAAAACCATCTGGCCCTGGTGCCTTATATTTACCCATCGATCTCACCGAAGTCTCCATATCCACTGCCGAGAAAGGTTTATTTAAGCTCTCCAGTTCATCACGTGTAAAGTCAGTAAAACCAACCTGGGGTAGCTTTTCTGTATCGAGAGATATATCCTCAGTTGAATACAATCTCTTATAGTAGTTCATTGCTAGTTGCTCCAACTGTTCTGACTGGTCAATCCAGTGGCCATCTTCACTCTTCAGCATCTCTATTCTATTCCTCTTTCTTCTCACAATGGTACTCGTGTGATAGTACGTCGTGTTTCTATCTCCAAGCACTATCCATTTCTCTCGTGATTTTTGGTACCAGAGCACCTCCTCCTGTTCAAGGACAACATCAAACTCTTTTTGTAATGTCTCCTCCCTTGCCAACAGACCATCTGATGGGTTTCTCTCCAGTTCCTCCTGAACTTCTTTTATATCCCCGAGCAGTTTCTCTTTTCGTTTGATCACATCTCCAAATATCTCTTTATTCCATTTCTTAAGTTTCTCCTTCAAAGACACCAGTGCCTCTGGAGTACTCATCTCACTGTTCCAAGATGTTGATAGTAGCTCCTTGAAACCATCATGCTTAAGCCACGCAGCTTNNNNNNNNNNNNNNNNNNNNNNNNNNNNNNNNNNNNNNNNNNNNNNNNNNNNNNNNNNNNNNNNNNNNNNNNNNNNNNNNNNNNNNNNNNNNNNNNNNNNNNNNNNNNNNNNNNNNNNNNNNNNNNNNNNNNNNNNNNNNNNNNNATGATTCCAACACCGTAATCACTCCCGCTTGATCTCTCCATAAAATCCAAATTCCACCACTTTGACCAATAGCATCTACACGAAAAGAGTTGTCAAACCCCAGGTTGTGGCAAATCTTCATTGCTTTATCTCCACTCGCATGAGTTTCGAACAATGCCAGAAAATCAGTTTGATATTTCTTCAGAATATACCTAATAGACCGTCTGAAATTAGGTTTATTTGCTCCCCGGCAATTCCAGAATAAACAATTCATCATCATAATTATAAAAATCTCCGATTGAATTCTCGGGGCACCCTGTTATGCTAGGGATCCCACTACCTCCTCCACCTGCACTGTCGTCGGTTCTTCCACCATTTTCTTCTCTGTCTCACTTCTAATGATCTCCATCGGATTTTCTAACCCCTCATCTCGCAGCTGAAGAAGCTTAGGCATAACCCTGACCTCCACACTATCTCTGAAAACTTCACCAGGTCTCCCTGCATCCCTATTCTCCATTCTCAGTCGGTACATACATTGGTGCATGATCTGAAGCTAAAAAAGGAAGATGAGTGACCACTGCCTCATGCGCACTACACAAAACTCTATCAAGTCGCTTCGCCACAAAGTGCTGCGTATCTTTACCTCTCCTCCAAGTAAAGGGATTTCCTCTGAATACCATATCCAACAGAGCTAAATCATTAATCCAATCCCCAAACGCCAGAGAGTCTGGTGAAAGTCTACCATTCCCTGCAGATCGCTCATCCAATCTTAAAATGGTGTTGAAATCCCCACCCACTATAACCGGTTCATCAATATTCTCTAACACCCGCTTCAACTGTCCCCAGAGACCACTCCTTTGACTAACCGTAGGAGCCGCATAGACTGCAATAATATGTATAATCTCAGTCCCAATCATCACCCTCGCATGCACAAACTGATCCGATGATTCCAACACCGTAATCACTCCCGCTTGATCTCTCCATAAAATCCAAATTCCACCACTTTGACCAATAGCATCTACACGAAAAGAGTTGTCAAATCCCAGGTTGTGGCAAATCCTCATTGCTTTATCTCCACTCGCATGAGTTTCGAACAATGCCAGAAAATCAGCTTAATATTTCTTCAAAATATACCTAATAGACCGTCTGAATTTAGGTTTATTTTCTCCCCAGCAATTCCAGAATAAACAATTCATGATCATAATTATAAAAATCTCTGATTGAATTCCCGGGGCACCCTGTTATGCTAGGGATCCCACTACCTCCTCCACCTGCACTGTCGTCGGTTCTTCCACCATTTTCTTCTCTGTCTCACTTCTAATGATCTCCATCGGATTTTCTAACCCCTCATCTCGCAGCTGAAGAAGCTTAGGCATAACCTTGACCTCCACACTATCTCTGAAAACTCCACCAGGTCTCCCTGCATACATATTCTCCACTCTCAGTCATTTTCCTGATGTCGACAGGTTAGTCTCTCCCTTAGTCGGCCCAAAAACCAATCTTCTAACCGACCTGTTAGTCGATTTTTTGGGCCTTCCTCTTACTCCCTCCATTATTTTTTTATTTCCATTCCCTCTCTCTTTATTTCCTCCATTCAAATTAATACTTCCATTGCTACCAAAAACTAAGGATTTCTTCTCTTGTAAGGTTCCCTTACCCTTAGCATTCTGAATGTTTACCTCCTGATTCTCCTTATCTCCCTCACCAGAGATCACTTCCTCACTCGGTTCCCCCGTGTTCGTATCCGTACCAAGACTTCCGTACTTGTTTGATAACACAAGATTCTCCGTTTCCTTAATATGTTTTGTTCCTCGGCCATTTCTATCAACCTCCTCATGTGATTCCCTTGTCATGGCAGTCACCGGCCGAAGTAACGGAGGAGCTCCTCTTCTCGATCCCCTTGCCTTAATAAAACCCTCCTCCTGCTCTGGTAGTCCTTGTTTGGACGCTAGCTCAACAGATACTGACCTCTCCTTCTGTATTGGTAAAGCTGCCACTCGCTCCGCAATCGTTTTTGGGCAACCATGTACCAAGTGTCCATAGATACCACACTTTGAACAGATCTCCGATAGTCCCTCATACGCTACGAAGTATCTCTCACCATTAATCAACACCGTTCCTTTCAAAGGTTTAGCTAGATTCACCTCCACACAAATTCTCGCAAAACGAGCCCTTTCGAAGTTCAATGTAGTTTGATCCACACGGATCGGCCTGCCCAACCCCTTAGCAATTCCAATAAAGATCGATCGGTGATAAAAGTTCACTGGGATATTTGTTAATCTGATCCAGACCGGTGTTGTAACGATATCATCTCTTAGCGGATCGAACTCCGGTGACCAGGCTCTCACCATGAGGTAACTTCCGAAAGCCCTCCATGGTCCTCCTGTTAATGCCTCCAGATATTCATCCTCCTTCTCAAAACGGACCATGAAGAACTGTCGAGGTAGGTCCATCACATACATCGATCCCTTCGGACTCCATAATTCCCTTAGCTTCCTACTCAAGGCAGAGATCGGAACATTCCTCCCCAAAACCCTAACAATCATACACTGCTTGCACATTCTGTTCATTGCTTCAAGTACCCCGTTCTCAATCGTGATCGATGGTTCTCCATCTTCTCCATTCGGAAAATCTACTCTGAGCCTTCTCGACACAAACACATCATCAATCAAAGCCTCTGGAACCGGCATACCTCCTGCCGTCGTACCCGCCGCCTTCGCTGCCCATGTGGTCACCCTATCGGGCGGGTCTCCTGGTGGTCTCGATCTCTCCCCCACATCCATCATGGTTGCATCCTGATCCTCCGAATTCAAAGCACTAGTTTCGTTTCTCGCCAAAACCCTAGTCTCGCCGCTCATTCTCTTAACTTATTTAGATTAATGTTATTGAAATGTCACAAAAGATCTAAAATATATTGAGATTATTGATTTTTAAACAATTTAGAATTAAGATAAAATTTAAATAGTTCTAATTATTATTCAAAATTTATTTATTGTATAACTAATATATCTTTTGTTTTAAAATATTTGCATCTGCGAAATCTTAAACAACAACCTATTATCTTTATTGTTCAGTGATCATATATCTCTGAATTCAGTGTGATGAAAAGATAGAAAAATAAAACTCACAAAAGCAATAAATGGTTCTTCCTTTTTTTGTTGGTATAAAAGATGGTCTTAAAAAGGCAACTACTTTTTTGACCAAAAAAAAGGGAAAATTGTTTTTTAAAGCAAAAAAATTAAAAATATGTCCTTTTAGACTAATATCTATTTTGTGTCATTTTTGCCTATAATACCCTTTAATA
It encodes:
- the LOC106314868 gene encoding uncharacterized protein LOC106314868; translated protein: MMDVGERSRPPGDPPDRVTTWAAKAAGTTAGGMPVPEALIDDVFVSRRLRVDFPNGEDGEPSITIENGVLEAMNRMCKQCMIVRVLGRNVPISALSRKLRELWSPKGSMYVMDLPRQFFMVRFEKEDEYLEALTGGPWRAFGSYLMVRAWSPEFDPLRDDIVTTPVWIRLTNIPVNFYHRSIFIGIAKGLGRPIRVDQTTLNFERARFARICVEVNLAKPLKGTVLINGERYFVAYEGLSEICSKCGIYGHLVHGCPKTIAERVAALPIQKERSVSVELASKQGLPEQEEGFIKARGSRRGAPPLLRPVTAMTRESHEEVDRNGRGTKHIKETENLVLSNKYGSLGTDTNTGEPSEEVISGEGDKENQEVNIQNAKGRPGGVFRDSVEVKVMPKLLQLRDEGLENPMEIIRSETEKKMVEEPTTVQVEEVVGSLA